The genomic interval GGGCCGACGTGGTGAGCAGCTCCGGGATGCCATCGCCATTCAAGTCACCCAGCGCGCTGCCAGCCCCCATCCCGACGAGTCGCGAGGGCGGTGCCCCCGCGCGTGCGTACAGGGACGCGGTGCCATCTGGATGCACGAAGAGCATCCTCGGTGACGCCAGGCTCACCGTGGTGAAGGGGGCAGGGAGCGCCATGGACTTGCCATCGGCGAACCGGACCTCGGCCTGGAACGAGGTCTGTCCCGGAACGAAGCTCCCTCGCTCCACGGGCCCGAATGGCGCGCTGTCGAGTGTGCTCACGGGCCGCAACGTGCCCCGTCCCTTGTCCAACACGAGCACCTCTCCGTGCGCGCGGCGGGTGCTCCACGCGGCGAGCCGAGGCGGCCCGGCCAACACGGCCAGCGCGCCAAAGGGCTCACGTGTGGGGGCGCTCGCGAAGGGCAGGGCGCTCAACTCCCTGCGCGCCAGCAGCCGCCCGTCGGCGGCGTAGACGGACACGTCCTCCTCCGTCATCACCGCGATTTCGTCCCGGCCATCACCGTCCAGGTCCCCCGCCGCGAGCGCGGCCAGCGGCTGCTCCATCCGGACCAGGATGGCGCCCAGCAGTCGGACGCCCTTGGGACTTCCCGGCGTGGAGACCGGGGCCGTCGCCGGCACACCCTGCGACGCCAGGGCCAGCACCTCCGCGTCCGCGTCCACCGACTCGACGAGCGCCCCCGAGGGCTTCGCGGGACGTGTCGGCGAACGGCCGGACCAGAAGTTGACCCACGTGCCCAGCGCATCGCCCCGAGCCCGCAGGGCCCCTGCCTCCACATCCAGCGTCAGCCGCACCAGCGTGCGAGCCCCCTGCGCGCGAGCCACTCCTTCGGCGGCCTCCGCGCTCGGAGCATCCACCACCGTGGGCGCAAGCCCGAGGGCCGCCAGCCGCCCCGCCAGGACACTCCCCACCGCGCGCCGCAGCTCGGCCGAGCCTCCCGAGAGATACAGCGCCACCGGGGCCTCCGCGGGCAGCGCGCGCACCGAGGTGGCCAGGGACTGCGACAGACGCTGCACCGCGGGGACGTTGGTGTCCGGAGCGGGGGAGGACACGGGCGCGGCGCTGGCCGCGAACGCACACAACCCCCAGGAGAGGGCGAGAACCAGGGCTCGGCTCACAGGCCCTTCCTGTTGCCTTCGTTGAGGAAGAACTCGTCCGTGGTCACCTGACCCGGGGGGGGAGCCTCGGCGGTGGGCTGGGTGCCCTCGAGGAACGGCTCCAACCGACCCGGGACGGACGCTCCGGCCAGCAGCCCCGTGGCCGGGTCGATGCGGACGAGGAGGACACCGGAGGGCACCTCGAAGTCGCGCGCGGGGAGGCCCTCGTGAGCGGTGCGCATGAACTGGAGCCAGATGGGCAGCGCGGCGCGCCCGCCCGTCTCGCTGCCTCCCAGCGGGGAGTTGTCATCGAAGCCGACCCACGCGCTGGCCACGTAGTCCATCGTGTAGCCCGAGAACCACGTGTCCCGGGACTCCTGCGTGGTGCCCGTCTTGCCCGCGGCGGGGCGGTTCAGCTCACGCACCGCCTTGGCGGTCCCTTCCTCCACCACGCTGCGCATCAGCGAGGTGGTGAGGTACGCGACGGCGGGCGGGAGTGTCTCCTCGAAGCCCGGCTGGTGCTCCTCCAGCACCTTGCCGCTCGAGTCGCGCACCCGCAGCAACATGAGCGGCTCCGCGTAGCGGCCATTGGACTGGAGCGTGGCATACGCATTCACCTCCTCCAGCATCGTCACCTCGCCGGTGCCCAGCGCCAGCGTGAGGTTCTCCGGCATGGGCGAGTGGATGCCCGCCCGGCGCGCGAAGTCGATGACCGTCGGCGGCGTGAGCGACTCGATGAGGCGCACGGACACGGTGTTCTTCGACTTCGTGAGCGCCTGGCGCAGCGTCATCGGCCCCTCGAACCGGCGGTCGTAGTTCTGCGGCTTCCACGCCTTGCCCGTGTACGGGTCCCGAATCGCCTCGGGCGCGTCGTTCACCTTGGACAGCGGCGTGTAGCGTCCGCTGGCCATCGCGGCGCCATAGAGGAACGGCTTGAAGGACGAGCCGGGCTGGCGCCGGGCCTGCGTGGCGCGGTTGAACGACGAGCGAGCCGCGTCGTAACCGCCGACGAGCGCGACGACGTTCCGGTTGTCCGGGCGGATGGCCACCAGTCCCCCTTGCACCTCTGGAATCTGGTCCAGCGTGGCCTCGACGAAGGCCGGCGCGGGGGGCGCCTTGAGGACGCGCACGAAGACGAGCTGCCCCTTCGCGAACACGTCCGTGATGTTCTTCGGCGCGCCCTTGCCCTTCTGCCGCGCCCACGTGACGGTGGAGTACGCGACCTCCGCGGTGCGGCCCACCAGGTCCACCCGCGCCACGTTGCGCTTCTCATCCACCTCGGACACGTAGCCCGTCAGCCGCAGCCCTTCCTCCAGTGGCTGCAGGAGCACCGCGCCCACCAGCAGCTCCTCCTCCGACGGTGGGGCCTCGTCCTCGGACGTCAGGTCCGGGCGCTGCTCCTCCGCGCCTTCCACCTCCGGCTCCGTGGCGCCTGCCGCCTTCGGCTCCGCGGCCTTCTCCACCTGCGCGAGCGGGGACAGGTCCGCGACATAGCCCTGGTCCTTCTGCCGGCGCCCGGCCTCCTCGATGCGCGTGACGACCTTGCCGCGAAGCCGCTCCCACCGCGCGTCCTCCACCGTGCCCCGAGGACCCCGGTAGCCCTGGCGCCGGTCCATCGCCTCCAGCCCCTCCCGCACCGCCTGCTCCGCGGCGACCTGGAGGTGGGGCACCATGGCGATGTCCACGCGCAGGCCGCCGCGCATCACCGCCTCTTCGCCATAGCGCTCGATGAGGGTGCGGCGAATCTCCTCCGCGTAGTACGGACCCACCCTGGGCTTGGGCCGGGGCGCCAGGACGATGGGCTTCTCCAGCTCTCCCTCCACCACCTTGAGCGGCACGAAGCCTTGGTTGGCCATCTGCCGCAGCACGTACCGCTGGCGGGACTTGGCCCGCGTCATGTTCGTCACCGGGTTGATGCGGTGCGGACTCTGCACCGTGCCCGCGAGGACGGCTGCTTCGCCCACTGCCAGGTCCTTGGCGTGCTTGCCAAAATAATAGAGCGCCGCCTCTTCCAGCCCGTAGCGCCGCTGCCCGTAGTAGGACTGGTTGATGTAGAGGCCGAGAATCTGGTCCTTGGTGAGCGCCTCCTCGACGCGCGGCGTGAGAATCCACTCGCGAATCTTGCGCGACAGCTTGCGCTCCGGCGTGAGCAGCAGGTTCTTCACCACCTGTTGGGTGATGGTGGACGCGCCGGATTTGGTGCTGCCGGGGATGAGGTTCTTGACGGTGGCGCGCGCGATGCCGAAGGGGTCCAGGCCCACGTGCTTGTAGAAGTCCGCGTCCTCGGCGGCGAGGAACGCGTCGCGCACGTGGGAGGGCAGGGTCTCGACGCGCACCACGGTGCGCTTCTCGTAGGCGTACTCGGCGCAGATGCTCCCGTCGCCACATGTCACCTTGGTGACCTGGGGCAATTGGTAGTTGCGCAGCGTGTCCACCGAGGGCAGGTCGCGGCTGAAGTAGAGGTACGTGCCCACGGCGGTGAGCAGGCACACGAGCAGGCCGACGGCCCCCGTGATGAGGAGCCGCTTCGTCCACTTCCAGATGCGCGCGCCCAGGCTGGGGCGTGGCGGCGCGGGCGTCGGGGTGGAAGGGGGCGAAGCTTGGGGCGGATTGGGCATCACTGGGGCCAGGTTCATGGTGCTTCTCGGCGGGGGCTGCACGTTAGACCGCTGGGCCGGGAACGGGAACCGGCGCGACACCCACCTGGAGGTTGGCCCCCAGGCGGGGAGGCATCACGGCGAGGACGGGAGCCCGACTTCCCGGGGGCCGGGCTCGGGCAGGCTCAGGTCCGCCTGGGCGATGCGGTTCATCCGGTCCGCGTTGACGCGGGCCTGGACGTAGCGGGGAGACAGCTGGGTCGCCGTGGCGTACGCGGCGCGCGCCTCCTCCTTCCGGCCGAGCCGCTCCCAGGCCACCCCCAGGTTGTTGTGCACGTAGGCCACGTGGGGCAGCAGCTGCGCGGCCTGCGCGAGCACCTCGGCGGCCTTCGAATCCTGTCCGGCGCGCAGGTACGCGAACCCGAGGTTGTTGAGGGCGTAGCCATGCTCGGGGGCCAGGTGGACGGCCTGCTGGAATCGGAGGATGGCGGCGCTCAGGTCGCCGGAGCCCAGGTGCGCGCGTCCGAGCACCTGGTACACCTCCGCGTCCTCCGGCGCTCGCAGCACCGCCTCCTCACCCACGCGCACGGCCTCCGCGTGGCGCCCCAGGGACACGAGCAGACGGGCCTGCTGGATGAGCGCCCCGGCCTCTTCGGGCACCAGGTTCCCCAGCCGCGACCAGGCGAGCAGCGCGGTCTCCGGCTGCCCCTGGAGGCGGGCGAGCCGTGCGGCCATCCCGAGCGCATCGGTGTCCGCCGGGTCGTCATGCAGCGCGCGGCGCACTTCGGTGAGCGCGCCGGACACGTCGCCCAGCTCCTTCAGGGCCCGCGCTCGGCCCAGGTGGTCCACCCGCCGCGTGTGCTCGTGCGACAGCGCCAGGGCGTCCTCGGGCGCAGGGGCGGTCGCCGGCTCCACGCTCTGGCGCGGGGCCTCGGTTGGAGCGGGCGGAAGCGGGAGGGGCGCGGTGGTGAAGCCCGGGCCCGTGTCGCTCGTGGGGGCGGGCTGGGACGCGGTGCGCGCATGCTGCTCCGCGAGCGCGAGCCACGGGCGCCAGGTGGCCGGAATGGGGACGTCGCTCCACGCGGCCAGGCCCAGCGCGGCGAGGCACGAGGGCAGCAGCGCCTTCTTCATCGCGGGGGGCAGGGTGAAACCCAGGGTGCGGCGGGGGGCCTTCCTCGTCCTCGGGCTCATGGCGACCTCGA from Myxococcus stipitatus carries:
- a CDS encoding VCBS repeat-containing protein — its product is MSRALVLALSWGLCAFAASAAPVSSPAPDTNVPAVQRLSQSLATSVRALPAEAPVALYLSGGSAELRRAVGSVLAGRLAALGLAPTVVDAPSAEAAEGVARAQGARTLVRLTLDVEAGALRARGDALGTWVNFWSGRSPTRPAKPSGALVESVDADAEVLALASQGVPATAPVSTPGSPKGVRLLGAILVRMEQPLAALAAGDLDGDGRDEIAVMTEEDVSVYAADGRLLARRELSALPFASAPTREPFGALAVLAGPPRLAAWSTRRAHGEVLVLDKGRGTLRPVSTLDSAPFGPVERGSFVPGQTSFQAEVRFADGKSMALPAPFTTVSLASPRMLFVHPDGTASLYARAGAPPSRLVGMGAGSALGDLNGDGIPELLTTSALLQPSPDVLRVHSLNAEDPVAHEPLWQGSLPTGRALFVVVADLDGDERNEVVVGLTKPDGTGELFLLRQGAP
- a CDS encoding PBP1A family penicillin-binding protein, with the translated sequence MNLAPVMPNPPQASPPSTPTPAPPRPSLGARIWKWTKRLLITGAVGLLVCLLTAVGTYLYFSRDLPSVDTLRNYQLPQVTKVTCGDGSICAEYAYEKRTVVRVETLPSHVRDAFLAAEDADFYKHVGLDPFGIARATVKNLIPGSTKSGASTITQQVVKNLLLTPERKLSRKIREWILTPRVEEALTKDQILGLYINQSYYGQRRYGLEEAALYYFGKHAKDLAVGEAAVLAGTVQSPHRINPVTNMTRAKSRQRYVLRQMANQGFVPLKVVEGELEKPIVLAPRPKPRVGPYYAEEIRRTLIERYGEEAVMRGGLRVDIAMVPHLQVAAEQAVREGLEAMDRRQGYRGPRGTVEDARWERLRGKVVTRIEEAGRRQKDQGYVADLSPLAQVEKAAEPKAAGATEPEVEGAEEQRPDLTSEDEAPPSEEELLVGAVLLQPLEEGLRLTGYVSEVDEKRNVARVDLVGRTAEVAYSTVTWARQKGKGAPKNITDVFAKGQLVFVRVLKAPPAPAFVEATLDQIPEVQGGLVAIRPDNRNVVALVGGYDAARSSFNRATQARRQPGSSFKPFLYGAAMASGRYTPLSKVNDAPEAIRDPYTGKAWKPQNYDRRFEGPMTLRQALTKSKNTVSVRLIESLTPPTVIDFARRAGIHSPMPENLTLALGTGEVTMLEEVNAYATLQSNGRYAEPLMLLRVRDSSGKVLEEHQPGFEETLPPAVAYLTTSLMRSVVEEGTAKAVRELNRPAAGKTGTTQESRDTWFSGYTMDYVASAWVGFDDNSPLGGSETGGRAALPIWLQFMRTAHEGLPARDFEVPSGVLLVRIDPATGLLAGASVPGRLEPFLEGTQPTAEAPPPGQVTTDEFFLNEGNRKGL
- a CDS encoding tetratricopeptide repeat protein, which gives rise to MSPRTRKAPRRTLGFTLPPAMKKALLPSCLAALGLAAWSDVPIPATWRPWLALAEQHARTASQPAPTSDTGPGFTTAPLPLPPAPTEAPRQSVEPATAPAPEDALALSHEHTRRVDHLGRARALKELGDVSGALTEVRRALHDDPADTDALGMAARLARLQGQPETALLAWSRLGNLVPEEAGALIQQARLLVSLGRHAEAVRVGEEAVLRAPEDAEVYQVLGRAHLGSGDLSAAILRFQQAVHLAPEHGYALNNLGFAYLRAGQDSKAAEVLAQAAQLLPHVAYVHNNLGVAWERLGRKEEARAAYATATQLSPRYVQARVNADRMNRIAQADLSLPEPGPREVGLPSSP